Proteins from a single region of Rhipicephalus sanguineus isolate Rsan-2018 chromosome 5, BIME_Rsan_1.4, whole genome shotgun sequence:
- the LOC119394246 gene encoding uncharacterized protein LOC119394246 — protein MQYGMMILFTTTLLLLAGLSQQQSTEDLNAYVDKILKEELPAEKIDPLTTRGFSFHIRDHPHVVSVKFQPSTITGLGTIQRSGDCSSYNRLFPYRVYVGCNVTYGEIKVQVKSQLKYDRNSTTVTADTTFPEVHGRLYVSAGAWKGPRARAFPKLGNFTTTFTGLDENPDTQKLRWGYYEVVRDILAVSIERTLSWAISESAGKVLWPCC, from the exons ATGCAGTACGG AATGATGATTCTCTTCACGACCACGCTTCTGCTCTTGGCAG GCCTCAGCCAACAGCAGTCCACGGAGGACCTCAATGCATACGTCGACAAGATACTGAAGGAAGAGCTTCCAGCCGAGAAGATCGACCCCCTGACAACGCGCGGCTTCAGCTTCCACATCAGGGACCACCCGCACGTCGTGAGCGTCAAGTTCCAGCCCTCGACCATTACCGGTCTGGGTACCATCCAGCGCTCGGGAGACTGCTCTTCCTACAACCGGCTGTTCCCGTACCGCGTCTACGTCGGCTGTAATGTCACTTACGGAGAAATCAAG GTGCAAGTGAAGAGCCAGCTCAAGTACGACCGCAACAGCACGACCGTCACCGCCGACACCACATTCCCGGAGGTGCACGGCCGCCTGTACGTGTCCGCCGGTGCCTGGAAGGGGCCCCGGGCACGCGCCTTCCCCAAGCTTGGAAACTTCACCACCACATTCACTGGCCTGGACGAAAACCCCGACACTCAGAAACTGCGCTGGGGATACTACGAGGTGGTCCGCGACATTCTGGCCGTCAGCATCGAGAGGACGCTGTCCTGGGCTATCTCCGAGAGCGCCGGCAAGGTCCTCTGGCCCTGCTGCTAG